CTCCTCTTCTGCACTCAAGTCTCCCAGTTTCCAATGACCCTCCCCGGTTGAGCCGGGGGCTTTCACATCAGACTTAAGAAACCGCCTGCGCTCGCTTTACGCCCAATAAATCCGGACAACGCTTGCCACCTACGTATTACCGCGGCTGCTGGCACGTAGTTAGCCGTGGCTTTCTGGTTAGATACCGTCAAGGTAAGAGCAGTTACTCTCCTACTTGTTCTTCTCTAACAACAGAGTTTTACGATCCGAAAACCTTCTTCACTCACGCGGCGTTGCTCGGTCAGACTTCCGTCCATTGCCGAAGATTCCCTACTGCTGCCTCCCGTAGGAGTCTGGGCCGTGTCTCAGTCCCAGTGTGGCCGATCACCCTCTCAGGTCGGCTATGCATCATGGCCTTGGTGAGCCGTTACCTCACCAACTAGCTAATGCACCGCGGGTCCATCCATCAGTGACACCCGAAAGCGTCTTTCAAATCAACACCATGCGGTGTCGACTATTATGCGGTATTAGCACCTGTTTCCAAGTGTTATCCCCCACTGATGGGTAGGTTACCCACGTGTTACTCACCCGTCCGCCACTCCTCTTTTCAAATGAGTGCAAGCACTCGGTAGAAAAGAAGCGTTCGACTTGCATGTATTAGGCACGCCGCCAGCGTTCGTCCTGAGCCAGGATCAAACTCTCATAATAAAAGTTGAACACGATCTTGCGATCGTTAAGCTCATTTGTTTGCTAGCATATTGCTTCGCTTGTTAAAAATTGTTGTTTGTTTTTACCGTTGTAAAAACAACCTACACATTTGGTTCGTCTTACTTTGTTCAGTTTTCAAAGGTCTACTGTGTTACCTCGCAGCAACTTTTACATCATATCAAATCTGAAATTCGATGTCAACACTTTTTTAAAAAAGTTTCAAAGTTTTTCTGCTTGCGGTTATCGTTTGTTTCAGCGACAACTTCATTAGTTTATCAGGTTGTTTGTTATTTGTCAACAACTTTCTTCCTGATTTTTCAACTTTTTTCGAAAGTTGAAATGTTATTCTATTTTCGTCGTTTGGCGTATTTCATCAGTGCCTTGCGACAAGATATAATATACCAAGATTATCGGCTTAGGTCAACTAAAATTTGCACTTTTTTTAAACTTTTTTTCGTTCCCGATTGTTTTATTACTTTTGTTCTTTATTGTTCGTTTTTAACTTAAAAAACAAAGATTTTCGACTCAATTCTTAATTTTTGATAACATATTCTAAATTTCCCATAACTTCTCTTTGTTTTTGTCAATTTTTCTTTTTTTTTGTTAGAATATAGATGAAGAACTCTACTATATAATGGGGGAAATGGATGATATGAAAATTTTAGTTGCTGATGATGATAAAGAAATTGTAGAACTACTGAGTATTTACATACACAATGAAGGGTATGAAGTGGTTAAAGCTTATGATGGAAAAGAGGCTTTGTCTAAGATTCGTACAATCTCAGATATTGATTTAATGATTTTAGATATTATGATGCCAATTATGGATGGTATGCAAGTTGTTAAAGAGTTACGAAAAGAATCACAGATTCCCATTATTATGTTGACAGCCAAAACAACCGATATGGATAAAATTAAAGGATTAGTTGCTGGAGCAGATGATTATGTAACAAAACCATTTAATCCACTAGAAGTGATGGCTCGAGTAAAATCAATCTTGCGTCGCAGCCAAATGCAACTCAAAGCAGACGAACCAGATGTTCTTGAAATTGGGTCGTTAATCATCAATAAGGATTCTCACGAAGTGAAAACTGTTGATGGAAAAGAGATTCAATTAACTGCTTTAGAATTCGGTATCTTATACTTGCTTGCTAGTCATTCAAACCGAGTGTTCAGTGCCGATGAGATTTTTGAACGCGTTTGGCAACAGGAAAGTATTGTCTCAGCCAAAACAGTGATGGTTCATGTTAGCCACTTAAGAGATAAGATTGAAGAGGCTACTGGTGGAGAAAAGGTCATTCAAACAGTTTGGGGAGTTGGATATAAAATCGATGCTCGTTAGACAAAAAAAAATCGAAAAGCAAAAACGAATCACTTTAACATCTAAAGAAATCAGCGAGTTACTTGCTGAAGGAATTGTAACAATTATTCTGTTACTTCTATTAAATGTCTCAATTACGGTTCTACTAAGCGGTAGTGAAACATTAAAAGGGGTTATTTGGGCGACCAAAGGAGCTTTTGCCAAAGAATTAAATACTGATCTATTTTGGAGTTTAAGCAAATTTGTTATCCCAATATTTTTTATAGTAGATGTTGGGGTATTGTATTGGCGCTTGATT
The DNA window shown above is from Enterococcus sp. 4G2_DIV0659 and carries:
- a CDS encoding response regulator transcription factor; amino-acid sequence: MKILVADDDKEIVELLSIYIHNEGYEVVKAYDGKEALSKIRTISDIDLMILDIMMPIMDGMQVVKELRKESQIPIIMLTAKTTDMDKIKGLVAGADDYVTKPFNPLEVMARVKSILRRSQMQLKADEPDVLEIGSLIINKDSHEVKTVDGKEIQLTALEFGILYLLASHSNRVFSADEIFERVWQQESIVSAKTVMVHVSHLRDKIEEATGGEKVIQTVWGVGYKIDAR